The following nucleotide sequence is from Natrinema salifodinae.
GACACGACGGCCTCGTTTCCCGCGAACCAGTACGGGACGAGCGCCGACTCCGAGTACGACGTCTGTTGGCTCAACGTCGACGGAGGGATTCGCGCGGTCGACCAGCACACGCTCGAGGAAGTCGCCGCCGTCGAGACCGGCTACGGACCGAACTACCCGAACTTGACGCCAGGCGAGGACCAACTGGTCGTCGCCGCGGGCGGGACGACGACGCTCGACCCCGACCCCGACGAGCCGGAGACGCATTCGATCGTCCGGGTCGACGCCGATCGCAGCAACGACGAGTTCGGGACGGTGACCGGCGAAATCGAAACGGAGTACACGGGGCCGTGTGACGCGACGCTCGGTCCCGACGGAGAGTACGCTTTCGTCCCGGAGATTGCGAACGAGACGCTGGCGGTCGTCTCCCTCGATCCCTTCGAGATCGTCGCGCGAATCGACGCGGGCGAGCCGGTCGGGGAGGGGAAGGTCTTGCCGTTCATGGCGACGGCGTCGTTCGACGGCGATCGCCTCCTCGTCGAGAACGGCGAGGGCGAACTCGGGCCCGATCCCGACATCCCTCGGGAGGGCTCCGAGAGCATCTGGGACGTCTCTGACCCCGAGGAGCCGGTCGAACGCGAGCGCATCACGCGCGACGACGGGCTCTCGGCGGCACCGATCACGAGCGAGATCGGCCCCGACGGTGAGACCGGCTATCTCTTCACGCCGGATGCCGAGGCCGTAACGGTGCTCGACGTCGAGGACGCGACAGTCGAGCGAGAACTCGACGTTGGCGGGCGGTCGATTTCAGGTGCCTGGGGACCGAATCGAGAGAAGTTGTACGTCCCGGTGCAGACGGCGAACCACGTCGCGGTGATCGACCACGTCGACGGAGAAGTCGTTGCGACGATCGAGGCGGGCGAGTCCCCGACGGGTGCGGTCGCCGGAATGACCAGGCCGGATACCGACGCGACCCGTCGGCTGCTCGGATCGCTCTCGGCGCTCGGCATCGAGGTCGGTGATCGAGAGATGACCCACTGTCCGCCGGACAACTGTTACTGCGGGTAGCTCCGACAGCGGTCGACCCAACGAGAGACCGCTAGTCCGATCGGTTCGCGCGCGACGACTCCGCATCCCGCGCGAGGAGCGCTCGGACGCCTCTCGTCCCCGCCACCAGGCACTCGCGGAGGACCGGCGCGCCGTCGGCGAGCCACACCAGCAGCGCCAGGCCGGCCAGACCGACCTGCGTCCAGCGGTACGTCGAGAGTTCGCCCGCGATCAGGTGGTG
It contains:
- a CDS encoding YncE family protein, which translates into the protein MTDQRADDRPAAESSVGVRPVDPFAEGVDRRRLLASSATVGATVSLSGCLSDSAGERERVPTVFAFNNGDRTVSVIDAEADEHLETAFIDTTASFPANQYGTSADSEYDVCWLNVDGGIRAVDQHTLEEVAAVETGYGPNYPNLTPGEDQLVVAAGGTTTLDPDPDEPETHSIVRVDADRSNDEFGTVTGEIETEYTGPCDATLGPDGEYAFVPEIANETLAVVSLDPFEIVARIDAGEPVGEGKVLPFMATASFDGDRLLVENGEGELGPDPDIPREGSESIWDVSDPEEPVERERITRDDGLSAAPITSEIGPDGETGYLFTPDAEAVTVLDVEDATVERELDVGGRSISGAWGPNREKLYVPVQTANHVAVIDHVDGEVVATIEAGESPTGAVAGMTRPDTDATRRLLGSLSALGIEVGDREMTHCPPDNCYCG